A window from Fragaria vesca subsp. vesca linkage group LG5, FraVesHawaii_1.0, whole genome shotgun sequence encodes these proteins:
- the LOC101313318 gene encoding amino acid permease 3-like — MGDNTASRNHIHSNPAFDASVMEGGFKFFDDDGHPKRTGNVMTASAHIITAVIGSGVLSLAWAIAQLGWVVGPIVMVMFSIVTYYTSCLLVACYRDPVTGKRNSTYSAAVRNHLGGFMYKVLGVVQRVNLYGSTIGYTITACISMVAIRRNACVHKHGEGKPCLINSNPYMIAFGVVEIILSQIPNFDKLSWLSTVAAIMSFTYSGIGLAIGIAKVAETGTIQGSLTGVTIGVQVTRAKKIWRIFQALGDIAFAYAFAIVLIEIEDTVKSPPSEAKTMKTASKISLSVTSIFYILCGCFGYAAFGDLAPGNILTGAGFFNPSWLIDIANAAIVIHLIGAYQVFSQPFYAFVEKKAAQLFPDNHFITKDIKIMSYKLNLFRVVWRTLYVISTTLLSMIFPFFNGVVGFLGALGYWPMSIYFPVAMYIAQKKIPKWSTRWIFLQVLCLSALVIALLAAVGSIVGVVESLKDYKPFMTST; from the exons ATGGGGGACAACACTGCTTCAAGAAACCACATCCATTCCAACCCAGCTTTTGATGCCTCAGTTATGGAAGGAGGGTTTAAGTTCTTTGATGATGATGGCCATCCCAAAAGGACTG GAAATGTTATGACTGCAAGTGCTCACATAATTACTGCTGTGATTGGTTCTGGGGTTTTGTCGCTGGCTTGGGCCATTGCTCAGCTTGGCTGGGTTGTTGGTCCTATTGTGATGGTAATGTTTTCGATAGTGACTTACTACACTTCATGTCTTCTCGTTGCCTGCTATCGTGATCCGGTCACTGGAAAAAGAAACTCTACTTACTCGGCTGCTGTTCGGAACCACCTTG GTGGATTTATGTACAAAGTTCTTGGAGTTGTTCAACGTGTCAATCTTTACGGAAGCACCATTGGCTACACCATAACAGCATGTATAAGCATGGT TGCAATACGAAGGAATGCCTGCGTGCATAAGCATGGTGAGGGAAAACCATGCCTGATAAACAGCAATCCCTATATGATTGCTTTTGGAGTCGTAGAAATTATATTATCTCAAATTCCAAATTTTGACAAGTTGTCGTGGCTATCTACTGTTGCTGCAATCATGTCATTTACATACTCAGGGATCGGACTTGCCATTGGAATTGCTAAAGTTGCAG AAACTGGAACAATCCAGGGAAGTCTTACTGGAGTAACCATTGGAGTTCAAGTGACTCGAGCCAAAAAGATATGGAGGATCTTCCAAGCACTTGGTGACATAGCTTTTGCTTACGCATTTGCTATCGTCCTCATTGAAATTGAG GACACGGTTAAATCTCCACCATCAGAAGCCAAGACAATGAAGACAGCCAGTAAAATAAGTTTATCAGTCACATCCATTTTCTACATTTTGTGTGGTTGCTTCGGTTATGCTGCTTTCGGAGATTTAGCCCCCGGAAACATCCTGACCGGTGCAGGGTTCTTTAACCCATCTTGGCTCATTGACATAGCCAATGCTGCCATAGTTATCCATCTTATTGGAGCATACCAAGTCTTCAGCCAGCCCTTTTACGCATTCGTTGAGAAAAAAGCAGCACAGCTTTTCCCTGATAACCACTTCATCACAAAAGACATCAAAATCATGTCCTACAAGCTTAACCTTTTTAGAGTGGTGTGGAGGACACTATATGTGATTTCAACCACTTTGTTATCGATGATCTTCCCGTTCTTCAATGGCGTGGTTGGATTTCTTGGGGCTTTGGGGTACTGGCCAATGTCAATCTACTTCCCTGTGGCGATGTACATTGCTCAAAAGAAGATACCAAAATGGAGCACAAGATGGATTTTCCTCCAAGTTCTATGTCTTTCTGCGCTAGTTATAGCTTTACTAGCTGCTGTTGGCTCGATTGTTGGTGTGGTGGAAAGTCTCAAAGATTACAAGCCATTCATGACCAGCACTTGA
- the LOC101294659 gene encoding phosphoribosylaminoimidazole carboxylase, chloroplastic-like, giving the protein MDLKTNLLSSSSSSHHHSPASALSCRASREPHVTPPSKDGAVHGLSETIVGVLGGGQLGRMLCQAASQMAIKVMVLDPEESCPASKLAHHHMVGSFDDSATVQKFAKRCGVLTVEIEHVDVETLEKLEQQGVDCQPKASTIRIIQDKYLQKVHFSEHGIPLPEFMEIDDLEGAKRAGDRFDYPLMIKSKRLAYDGRGNAVAKSEEDLTSAVTALGGFDRGLYVEKWAPFVKELAVIVARGRDNSIVCYPVVETIHKENICHIVKAPANVPWKIQKLATDIASRAVSSLEGAGVFAVELFLTVDDQILLNEVAPRPHNSGHHTIESCYTSQYEQHLRAVVGLPLGDPSMKAPAAIMYNLLGEDEGEAGFHLAHQVIGRALCIPGATVHWYDKPDMRKQRKMGHITIVGRSMGKVEKALNAMLNDEISDSRSAATPLVGIIMGSDSDLPVMKEAAKVLNIFEVPHEIRIVSAHRTPDWMHSYALSAHKRGIEVIIAGAGGAAHLPGMVAASSPLTVIGVPVRASTLDGVDSALSILQMPRGVPVAAIAINNATNAGLLAVRILAHGDPDLRARIIQYQEDIKNEVLAKDEKLQKDGWESYLDP; this is encoded by the exons ATGGACCTCAAAACCAACCTCCTCTCTTCTTCTTCTTCTTCTCACCACCACAGTCCGGCCTCGGCCTTGTCCTGCCGGGCATCACGTGAACCTCACGTGACTCCTCCCAG TAAAGATGGAGCTGTTCATGGACTGTCTGAGACCATTGTGGGTGTTCTTGGAGGAGGCCAGCTGGGTCGAATGCTGTGCCAAGCAGCTTCCCAAATGGCCATTAAGGTCATGGTGTTGGACCCAGAAGAAAGCTGCCCTGCTAGTAAGCTTGCCCATCACCATATGGTTGGTAGCTTCGATGATAGTGCCACTGTCCAGAAATTTGCCAAAAG GTGTGGAGTTTTGACTGTTGAAATCGAACATGTGGATGTGGAGACATTGGAGAAGCTTGAGCAGCAAGGAGTGGACTGCCAGCCAAAAGCCTCTACAATCAGAATCATTCAG GATAAATATCTTCAGAAGGTTCACTTTTCGGAGCATGGTATTCCACTTCCTGAATTTATGGAG ATAGATGATCTGGAAGGTGCCAAGAGGGCAGGCGACCGCTTTGACTATCCTCTGATGATAAAGAGTAAAAGATTAGCTTATGATGGGCGTGGAAATGCTGTTGCTAAGAGTGAGGAGGATCTTACTTCTGCTGTAACAG CGCTTGGAGGGTTTGATCGCGGTTTATATGTTGAGAAATGGGCTCCTTTTGTTAAG GAGTTGGCTGTCATTGTTGCTAGAGGAAGAGACAATTCTATTGTATGCTATCCTGTTGTTGAAACTATACACAA GGAAAACATTTGTCATATTGTCAAAGCACCTGCTAACGTGCCATGGAAGATCCAAAAGTTGGCCACTGATATTGCATCTAGAGCTGTTAGTTCATTAGAAGGAGCTGGTGTGTTTGCAGTTGAGTTGTTCTTGACAGTGGATGATCAG ATTTTGCTAAATGAAGTAGCTCCTAGACCTCACAATAGCGGTCATCACACAATAGAGTCTTGCTACACATCACAGTACGAACAGCATTTGCGGGCTGTTGTTGGTCTTCCACTTGGTGATCCATCAATGAAGGCACCCGCTGCAATTATGTACAATTTACTTGGTGAAGATGAG GGGGAAGCTGGTTTCCACCTAGCTCATCAAGTGATTGGAAGAGCCTTATGTATTCCAGGGGCTACTGTTCATTGGTATGATAAGCCAG ATATGCGGAAGCAACGGAAAATGGGTCATATTACCATTGTTGGACGTTCCATGGGCAAGGTGGAAAAAGCTCTGAATGCAATGCTAAATGATGAAATATCTGATAGTCGGTCTGCTG CCACACCACTTGTTGGGATCATTATGGGTTCTGATTCAGATCTTCCTGTTATGAAGGAAGCTGCAAAAGTTTTGAATATATTTGAAGTGCCTCACGAG ATTAGGATAGTTTCTGCTCATCGAACTCCTGATTGGATGCACTCTTATGCATTGTCTGCCCACAAAAGAGGAATTGAGGTCATCATTGCTGGTGCTGGTGGCGCAGCTCACTTGCCAG GAATGGTAGCTGCATCCTCTCCATTGACCGTTATTGGTGTCCCTGTGCGCGCCTCTACATTGGATGGAGTTGATTCGGCTCTATCTATATTGCAG ATGCCAAGAGGGGTCCCGGTTGCGGCAATTGCTATAAACAACGCCACCAATGCTGGTCTGCTAGCAGTAAGGATATTAGCTCATGGTGATCCTGATCTACGTGCAAG AATCATACAGTATCAAGAAGACATAAAGAACGAAGTCTTGGCAAAAGATGAGAAGCTACAGAAAGATGGTTGGGAATCTTACTTGGATCCTTGA